From a region of the Marmota flaviventris isolate mMarFla1 chromosome 13, mMarFla1.hap1, whole genome shotgun sequence genome:
- the Lhx3 gene encoding LIM/homeobox protein Lhx3 isoform X1, protein MEARGELDPARESAGGDLLLALLARRADLRREIPLCAGCDQHILDRFILKALDRHWHSKCLKCSDCHTPLAERCFSRGDSVYCKDDFFKRFGTKCAACQLGIPPTQVVRRAQDFVYHLHCFACVVCKRQLATGDEFYLMEDSRLVCKADYETAKQREAEATAKRPRTTITAKQLETLKSAYNTSPKPARHVREQLSSETGLDMRVVQVWFQNRRAKEKRLKKDAGRQRWGQYFRNMKRSRGSSKSDKDSIQEGQDSDAEVSFTDEPSMAEMGPANGLYSSLGEPAPALGRPSGALGSFALEHGGLAGPEQYRELRELRPSSPYGIPPSPAAPQSLPGPQPLLSSLVYPDTSLGLVPSGAPGGPPPMRVLAGNGPSSDLSTGSSGGYPDFPASPASWLDEVDHAQF, encoded by the exons ATGGAGGCTCGCGGGGAGCTGGACCCGGCCCGGGAATCGGCGGGGGGCGACCTGCTGTTGGCGCTGCTCGCGCGGAGGGCTGACCTGCGCCGAG AGATACCCCTGTGTGCCGGCTGTGACCAGCATATCCTGGATCGCTTCATCCTGAAGGCTCTGGACCGACACTGGCACAGCAAGTGCCTCAAGTGCAGTGACTGTCACACACCGCTGGCCGAGCGCTGCTTTAGTCGGGGGGACAGTGTCTACTGCAAGGACGACTTCTTCAA GCGATTCGGGACCAAGTGCGCCGCGTGCCAGCTGGGCATCCCGCCCACGCAGGTGGTGCGCCGCGCCCAGGACTTCGTATACCACCTGCACTGCTTCGCCTGCGTGGTGTGCAAGCGGCAGCTGGCCACAGGCGACGAGTTCTACCTCATGGAAGACAGCCGGCTGGTGTGCAAGGCGGACTACGAGACAGCCAAGCAGCGAG AGGCCGAGGCCACCGCCAAGCGGCCGCGCACAACCATCACCGCCAAGCAGCTGGAGACGCTGAAGAGCGCCTACAACACCTCTCCCAAGCCCGCGCGCCACGTGCGCGAGCAGCTCTCCTCCGAGACCGGCCTGGACATGCGTGTCGTGCAG GTTTGGTTCCAGAACCGCCGGGCCAAGGAAAAGAGGCTGAAAAAGGACGCAGGCCGGCAGCGCTGGGGCCAGTATTTCCGCAACATGAAGCGCTCCCGCGGCAGCTCCAAGTCGGACAAGGACAGCATCCAGGAGGGGCAGGACAGCGACGCCGAGGTCTCCTTCACCG ATGAGCCCTCCATGGCTGAAATGGGCCCCGCCAATGGCCTGTACAGCAGCCTAGGAGAGCCCGCCCCTGCCTTGGGCCGGCCCTCAGGAGCCCTGGGCAGCTTTGCACTGGAGCATGGAGGCCTGGCGGGCCCGGAGCAGTACCGAGAGTTGCGAGAGTTGCGCCCCAGCAGCCCCTATGGCATCCCCCCGTCCCCTGCTGCCCCGCAGAGCCTCCCaggcccccagcccctcctctccaGCTTGGTGTATCCAGATACCAGCTTGGGCCTTGTGCCCTCAGGAGCTCCAGGAGGCCCTCCGCCCATGAGGGTGCTGGCAGGGAACGGACCCAGCTCTGACCTGTCCACCGGGAGCAGCGGGGGTTACCCTGACTTCCCTGCCAGTCCTGCTTCCTGGCTGGATGAGGTGGACCATGCTCAGTTCTGA
- the Lhx3 gene encoding LIM/homeobox protein Lhx3 isoform X2 produces MLLEAEFEGDRERPGVPAAAALCTFVGTQEIPLCAGCDQHILDRFILKALDRHWHSKCLKCSDCHTPLAERCFSRGDSVYCKDDFFKRFGTKCAACQLGIPPTQVVRRAQDFVYHLHCFACVVCKRQLATGDEFYLMEDSRLVCKADYETAKQREAEATAKRPRTTITAKQLETLKSAYNTSPKPARHVREQLSSETGLDMRVVQVWFQNRRAKEKRLKKDAGRQRWGQYFRNMKRSRGSSKSDKDSIQEGQDSDAEVSFTDEPSMAEMGPANGLYSSLGEPAPALGRPSGALGSFALEHGGLAGPEQYRELRELRPSSPYGIPPSPAAPQSLPGPQPLLSSLVYPDTSLGLVPSGAPGGPPPMRVLAGNGPSSDLSTGSSGGYPDFPASPASWLDEVDHAQF; encoded by the exons AGATACCCCTGTGTGCCGGCTGTGACCAGCATATCCTGGATCGCTTCATCCTGAAGGCTCTGGACCGACACTGGCACAGCAAGTGCCTCAAGTGCAGTGACTGTCACACACCGCTGGCCGAGCGCTGCTTTAGTCGGGGGGACAGTGTCTACTGCAAGGACGACTTCTTCAA GCGATTCGGGACCAAGTGCGCCGCGTGCCAGCTGGGCATCCCGCCCACGCAGGTGGTGCGCCGCGCCCAGGACTTCGTATACCACCTGCACTGCTTCGCCTGCGTGGTGTGCAAGCGGCAGCTGGCCACAGGCGACGAGTTCTACCTCATGGAAGACAGCCGGCTGGTGTGCAAGGCGGACTACGAGACAGCCAAGCAGCGAG AGGCCGAGGCCACCGCCAAGCGGCCGCGCACAACCATCACCGCCAAGCAGCTGGAGACGCTGAAGAGCGCCTACAACACCTCTCCCAAGCCCGCGCGCCACGTGCGCGAGCAGCTCTCCTCCGAGACCGGCCTGGACATGCGTGTCGTGCAG GTTTGGTTCCAGAACCGCCGGGCCAAGGAAAAGAGGCTGAAAAAGGACGCAGGCCGGCAGCGCTGGGGCCAGTATTTCCGCAACATGAAGCGCTCCCGCGGCAGCTCCAAGTCGGACAAGGACAGCATCCAGGAGGGGCAGGACAGCGACGCCGAGGTCTCCTTCACCG ATGAGCCCTCCATGGCTGAAATGGGCCCCGCCAATGGCCTGTACAGCAGCCTAGGAGAGCCCGCCCCTGCCTTGGGCCGGCCCTCAGGAGCCCTGGGCAGCTTTGCACTGGAGCATGGAGGCCTGGCGGGCCCGGAGCAGTACCGAGAGTTGCGAGAGTTGCGCCCCAGCAGCCCCTATGGCATCCCCCCGTCCCCTGCTGCCCCGCAGAGCCTCCCaggcccccagcccctcctctccaGCTTGGTGTATCCAGATACCAGCTTGGGCCTTGTGCCCTCAGGAGCTCCAGGAGGCCCTCCGCCCATGAGGGTGCTGGCAGGGAACGGACCCAGCTCTGACCTGTCCACCGGGAGCAGCGGGGGTTACCCTGACTTCCCTGCCAGTCCTGCTTCCTGGCTGGATGAGGTGGACCATGCTCAGTTCTGA